One stretch of Hymenobacter chitinivorans DSM 11115 DNA includes these proteins:
- a CDS encoding class I SAM-dependent methyltransferase: MLPPFIEEFFRNPATVGSLVPSSRELTEQVMAPIDFATARCIVEYGPGTGVFTDILMARRRPGTAIVLIEVSRRFCQLLQERYAAHPHVHVIHGSADKTGEYLRPLGIGQVDYVVCGLPFRSLSRRLGWRILEHTRALLQPAGKLVLFQYTLQNVRLFERFFRPLQQERVLLNLPPAYVLTYAPKPEAAPETVA; encoded by the coding sequence ATGCTGCCGCCCTTTATTGAAGAGTTTTTTCGCAACCCCGCCACCGTGGGCTCCCTGGTGCCCAGCTCCCGCGAGCTGACCGAGCAGGTCATGGCGCCCATCGACTTTGCCACGGCCCGCTGCATCGTGGAGTACGGGCCCGGTACGGGCGTTTTTACCGACATCCTCATGGCCCGGCGCCGCCCCGGAACGGCCATTGTACTTATCGAAGTCAGCCGCCGGTTTTGCCAGCTGCTGCAGGAGCGCTACGCCGCCCACCCCCACGTGCACGTCATCCACGGTTCGGCCGATAAAACGGGGGAATATCTGCGGCCCTTGGGCATCGGGCAGGTCGACTACGTGGTGTGCGGGCTGCCGTTTCGGTCGTTGTCGCGCCGCCTGGGCTGGCGCATTCTGGAGCACACCCGGGCTTTGCTCCAGCCCGCCGGCAAGCTCGTGCTGTTTCAATACACGTTGCAGAACGTCCGGCTGTTCGAGCGGTTTTTTCGGCCTTTGCAGCAGGAGCGGGTACTACTCAACCTGCCCCCGGCCTACGTGCTGACCTACGCGCCCAAGCCCGAAGCGGCCCCCGAAACCGTGGCCTAG
- a CDS encoding aminotransferase class V-fold PLP-dependent enzyme encodes MPTTHASATLDTVQQILAQGYPLDQIRRDFPALQQQVNGQPLMYLDTAASCHKPRVLVERIQQLYLEQYAKPHEKHPMSQAITGQLEHTRQQVADLLNASKEEIVFVRGCTEGINLVATGFERALLQEGDEVIVTMMAHHSNYLPWELACHQTKALLKVLPITGSGEIDLNQLADAITDKTRLIAVEHSSHVLGTINPIQQIVALAHKRGNIAVFVDGAQAAPHMPVDMRELGCDFYTFSAHKMGGPSGVGVLYGRQKWLKKLPPYQLGEEMVDKVSIARRVSTTESTFQDPPKRFEGGTPAFVEIIGFGAVIDYLNGIGRAKIQQYEESLLHYAQEQLEPLERVRIVGTAPEKEPLVSFTLEGIEATKAESWFNEHTGIALRAGELSAQPLMKSLGLKGVLRISLGYFNTVQEIDQFTDALQQCIREEG; translated from the coding sequence ATGCCCACCACCCACGCTTCCGCCACCCTGGATACCGTACAGCAAATTCTCGCCCAGGGCTACCCCCTCGACCAAATTCGCCGCGACTTTCCGGCCCTGCAGCAGCAGGTCAACGGGCAGCCGCTGATGTACCTGGACACGGCCGCCTCCTGCCACAAGCCCCGGGTGCTGGTCGAGCGAATCCAGCAGCTTTACTTGGAGCAGTACGCCAAGCCCCACGAGAAACACCCGATGAGCCAGGCCATTACCGGGCAGCTGGAGCACACCCGCCAGCAGGTGGCCGATTTGCTCAACGCGTCCAAGGAGGAAATCGTCTTCGTGCGGGGCTGCACCGAGGGCATCAACCTGGTGGCTACCGGCTTCGAACGGGCCCTGCTGCAGGAAGGCGACGAGGTTATCGTGACCATGATGGCCCACCACTCCAACTACCTGCCCTGGGAGCTGGCCTGCCACCAAACCAAGGCCCTGCTGAAAGTGCTGCCCATCACCGGCTCGGGCGAAATTGACCTCAACCAGCTGGCCGACGCCATTACCGACAAAACCCGCCTGATTGCCGTGGAGCACTCTTCCCACGTGCTGGGCACCATCAACCCCATCCAGCAAATTGTGGCCCTGGCCCACAAGAGGGGCAACATTGCCGTGTTCGTGGACGGGGCCCAGGCCGCGCCCCACATGCCGGTGGATATGCGGGAGCTGGGCTGCGACTTCTATACCTTCTCGGCCCACAAGATGGGCGGCCCCAGCGGCGTGGGCGTGCTGTACGGTCGGCAGAAGTGGCTCAAAAAATTACCGCCCTACCAGCTGGGCGAGGAAATGGTGGACAAAGTCAGCATCGCGCGCCGCGTTTCCACCACCGAGTCCACGTTTCAGGACCCGCCCAAGCGCTTCGAGGGCGGCACCCCGGCTTTTGTGGAAATCATCGGCTTCGGGGCCGTCATCGACTACCTCAACGGCATTGGCCGCGCCAAAATCCAGCAGTACGAGGAAAGCCTGCTGCACTACGCCCAGGAACAGTTGGAGCCCCTGGAGCGGGTGCGCATCGTCGGCACGGCCCCGGAAAAAGAGCCGCTGGTGTCTTTTACGCTGGAGGGCATCGAGGCCACAAAGGCCGAAAGCTGGTTTAACGAGCACACCGGCATTGCCCTGCGGGCCGGAGAGCTCAGCGCCCAGCCCCTGATGAAGTCGTTGGGTTTGAAGGGAGTGCTGCGCATTTCGTTGGGTTATTTCAACACGGTGCAGGAAATCGACCAGTTTACGGACGCCCTGCAGCAGTGCATTCGGGAAGAGGGGTAA
- a CDS encoding SulP family inorganic anion transporter: MLATFSLRSYLAQYGVNPKNEILAGLTTALALVPEVVAFALLAHISPLVGIGSAFVICLITSLFGGRPGMISGAAGSVAVVIVSLVVQHGAEYLFAAVLLMGLLQVIIGLLRFGKFIRLVPQPVVYGFVNGLALIIFMAQLEQFKAPGTSRWLTGPPLLLMLGLVALTMAIVYFLPKLTKAVPASLAAIVVVSALVIGGGLDTKSVGDIASIAGGLPQLHWPQVPLTGATLALVFPYALIMALVGLTESLLTLTVVDEMTDTRGRGNQDCVAQGLANIASGLSGGMGGCAMIGQTMVNLESRGRGRLSGVVAAVALALFVVVGAPIIERLPLAALVGVMFMVVIGTFEWASLRILRRMPRTDVLVMLLVTLVTAISQNLALAVLLGVVVSALAFAWENAKRIRARKYLDDAGVKHYELYGPLFFGSVQAFTEKFDVQQDPATVVLDFRDSRVADMSGIDALHKLTERYQRLGKTLHLRHLSPDCRQLLRNAGALIEVNILEDPEYRVATSAG; this comes from the coding sequence ATGCTTGCTACTTTCTCACTGCGGTCGTACCTGGCGCAGTATGGAGTTAATCCCAAAAATGAAATTCTGGCCGGCCTGACCACGGCTCTGGCCCTGGTGCCCGAAGTGGTGGCTTTTGCGTTGCTGGCCCATATCAGCCCGCTGGTCGGCATCGGCTCGGCTTTCGTCATTTGCCTTATCACCAGCCTTTTCGGCGGCCGGCCCGGCATGATTTCCGGCGCGGCCGGCTCGGTGGCGGTGGTCATCGTGAGCCTGGTGGTGCAGCACGGGGCCGAGTACCTGTTTGCGGCCGTGCTGCTGATGGGCCTGCTGCAGGTAATCATTGGCTTGCTGCGCTTCGGCAAGTTTATCCGCCTCGTGCCCCAGCCGGTGGTGTATGGCTTCGTCAACGGCCTGGCCCTGATTATCTTTATGGCTCAGCTCGAACAGTTTAAGGCCCCCGGCACCAGCCGTTGGCTGACAGGCCCACCCCTGCTACTGATGCTGGGCCTGGTAGCCCTGACGATGGCCATAGTGTACTTTCTGCCCAAGCTTACCAAGGCCGTGCCGGCTTCGCTGGCCGCCATTGTGGTAGTCTCGGCCCTGGTTATCGGGGGTGGGCTCGACACCAAGTCCGTGGGGGATATTGCCTCCATTGCCGGCGGCCTGCCCCAGCTGCACTGGCCCCAGGTGCCGCTTACCGGGGCCACGCTGGCGCTGGTATTTCCCTACGCCCTGATTATGGCCCTGGTGGGCCTGACCGAAAGCCTGCTGACGCTGACCGTAGTGGATGAAATGACCGATACCCGGGGCCGGGGCAACCAGGACTGCGTGGCCCAGGGCCTGGCCAACATTGCCTCCGGCCTGAGTGGCGGCATGGGCGGCTGCGCCATGATCGGGCAAACAATGGTCAACCTGGAGTCGCGGGGGCGGGGGCGGCTGTCGGGTGTGGTGGCGGCCGTAGCCCTGGCCTTGTTCGTGGTGGTGGGCGCGCCCATCATTGAGCGGCTGCCGCTGGCGGCCCTGGTGGGCGTGATGTTCATGGTTGTTATTGGCACTTTCGAATGGGCCAGCCTGCGGATTCTGCGCCGCATGCCGCGCACCGACGTGCTGGTGATGCTGCTCGTGACCCTGGTAACGGCCATTTCCCAGAACCTGGCCCTGGCCGTGCTGCTGGGCGTGGTGGTGTCGGCGCTGGCCTTTGCCTGGGAAAACGCCAAGCGCATCCGGGCCCGCAAGTACCTGGACGACGCCGGCGTGAAACATTACGAGCTCTACGGTCCGCTGTTCTTTGGCTCGGTACAGGCCTTTACCGAGAAGTTCGACGTGCAGCAGGACCCGGCCACCGTCGTCCTTGATTTCCGCGACAGCCGCGTGGCCGACATGTCGGGCATCGACGCCCTGCACAAGCTCACCGAGCGGTACCAGCGCCTGGGCAAAACCCTGCACCTGCGCCACCTCAGCCCCGACTGCCGGCAGCTGCTGCGCAACGCCGGCGCCCTGATTGAGGTCAACATTCTGGAAGACCCCGAGTACCGGGTGGCCACCAGCGCGGGCTAG
- the uvrA gene encoding excinuclease ABC subunit UvrA: protein MTTTPPIPPVSSSPDFTGFVRVRGAREHNLKNVDVDIPRDALVVFTGVSGSGKSSLAFGTLYAEAQRRYLESVSPYARRLFHQMAVPEVDSIDGLPPAVALQQQRGTPTTRSSVGSVTTLSNLLRMLYSRAGDYPAGQGIVYAEGFSPNTPEGACPQCHGLGRIYEVTEQTMVPDPTLTIRERAIAAWPQAWGGQNQRDILVTLGYDVDTPWQDLPQKDRDWILFTDEQPVVPVYPGYSPQETQRALKRKEPPNYMGTFTGVKRHVLHTFATTQSPLMKKRALQYMLSTECPTCQGKRLRPESLAVKFAGLDIADMARLPLKRVAALLKPYADGTAAGRKKHDAAHPEQTIVAQRIAEDLCARLTVLLDLGLGYLALERSTPTLSPGELQRLRLATQLYSNLFGVVYVLDEPSAGLHPSDTEALLNALHTLKKAGNSLFVVEHNLDVVRQADWLVDVGPAAGEQGGEVLYSGVPSGLAQVESSQTKRYLFNETAAEVRVPRQPSGWLKLQGVTRNNLSNLAVEFPLGVFTTVTGVSGSGKSSLVSQVLVELVAESLGQTVDAEEEETDPLEQAAPTQTGGRIVAGMEQIKRLVRVDQKPIGRTPRSNMATYTGLFDHVRKLFAATPAAKKRRYDAGRFSFNVAKGRCENCQGEGFVMVELLFLPSVYAPCPVCQGARYNAKTLEITYRDKNVAEVLGLTVDDAWAFFADEPTIHRALTVLREVGLGYLRLGQPATELSGGEAQRIKLATELQRAQRGNSLYILDEPTTGLHPSDVEKLLTQLDGLVEAGNTVIVVEHDMRVVAGSDWVLDIGPGAGDEGGRIVAQGPPAAVAKVRESRTAPYLKRFQGR, encoded by the coding sequence ATGACCACCACCCCGCCCATTCCTCCCGTTTCCTCTTCCCCTGATTTTACCGGCTTCGTGCGCGTGCGCGGCGCCCGGGAACACAACCTCAAAAACGTCGACGTCGATATTCCCCGCGACGCGCTGGTGGTCTTTACTGGCGTCTCGGGCTCGGGCAAGTCGAGTCTGGCCTTTGGCACGCTCTACGCCGAGGCCCAGCGCCGCTACCTCGAATCCGTGTCGCCCTACGCCCGGCGGCTGTTTCACCAGATGGCCGTGCCCGAAGTGGATAGCATCGACGGGCTGCCGCCGGCCGTAGCCTTGCAGCAGCAGCGCGGCACGCCCACCACCCGCTCGTCGGTGGGCTCGGTCACGACGCTGTCGAACCTGCTGCGCATGCTGTATTCGCGGGCCGGCGACTATCCCGCGGGCCAGGGCATTGTCTACGCCGAAGGGTTTTCGCCCAACACGCCCGAGGGCGCCTGCCCGCAGTGCCACGGGCTGGGCCGGATTTACGAAGTGACGGAGCAAACCATGGTGCCCGACCCCACGCTCACCATCCGGGAACGGGCCATTGCGGCCTGGCCCCAGGCCTGGGGCGGGCAAAACCAGCGCGACATCCTCGTAACCCTGGGCTACGACGTGGACACGCCCTGGCAGGATTTGCCCCAGAAAGACCGGGACTGGATTCTCTTTACCGACGAGCAGCCGGTGGTGCCGGTGTACCCCGGCTACTCGCCCCAGGAAACGCAGCGGGCCCTCAAGCGCAAGGAGCCGCCAAACTACATGGGCACCTTTACTGGGGTGAAGCGCCACGTGCTCCACACCTTTGCCACGACCCAAAGCCCGCTGATGAAAAAGCGGGCCTTGCAGTACATGCTCAGCACCGAGTGCCCCACCTGCCAGGGCAAGCGCCTGCGCCCCGAGTCGCTGGCCGTCAAATTCGCCGGCCTCGATATTGCCGATATGGCCCGGCTGCCGCTCAAGCGGGTGGCGGCGTTGCTCAAACCCTACGCCGACGGCACTGCCGCGGGCCGCAAAAAGCACGACGCGGCCCACCCCGAGCAAACCATCGTGGCCCAGCGCATTGCCGAAGACCTCTGCGCCCGCCTCACCGTGCTGCTCGACCTGGGACTGGGCTACTTAGCCTTGGAACGCAGCACGCCCACCTTGTCGCCGGGTGAATTGCAGCGCCTGCGCCTGGCTACCCAGCTGTACTCCAACCTCTTCGGCGTGGTTTACGTGCTGGATGAGCCCTCGGCCGGCCTGCACCCTTCCGATACCGAAGCCCTGCTCAACGCCCTGCACACCTTGAAAAAGGCTGGCAACTCCCTCTTCGTGGTGGAGCACAACCTGGACGTGGTGCGCCAGGCCGACTGGCTCGTGGATGTGGGCCCGGCCGCCGGGGAGCAGGGCGGGGAGGTGCTCTACAGCGGCGTGCCGAGTGGTTTGGCCCAGGTCGAGTCATCCCAAACCAAGCGTTATCTATTCAATGAAACTGCCGCCGAAGTCCGCGTCCCGCGCCAACCCAGCGGCTGGCTCAAGCTGCAGGGCGTCACGCGCAACAACCTCAGCAACCTGGCCGTGGAGTTTCCGCTGGGCGTGTTTACCACCGTCACGGGCGTATCGGGCTCGGGCAAGTCGAGCCTGGTGAGCCAGGTGCTGGTGGAGCTGGTGGCGGAAAGCCTGGGCCAAACCGTGGACGCCGAGGAAGAAGAAACCGACCCGCTGGAGCAGGCCGCCCCGACCCAGACCGGGGGCCGGATTGTGGCCGGCATGGAGCAGATCAAGCGCCTGGTGCGCGTGGACCAGAAGCCCATCGGCCGCACGCCCCGCTCGAATATGGCCACCTACACCGGCCTGTTCGACCACGTGCGCAAGCTGTTTGCGGCCACACCCGCGGCCAAGAAGCGGCGCTACGACGCCGGCCGGTTTTCCTTTAACGTGGCGAAGGGCCGCTGCGAGAACTGCCAGGGCGAAGGCTTCGTGATGGTAGAGCTGCTGTTCTTGCCCAGCGTGTACGCGCCCTGTCCGGTGTGCCAGGGGGCCCGCTACAACGCCAAAACCCTGGAAATAACTTACCGGGATAAGAACGTGGCCGAGGTGTTGGGCCTGACCGTGGACGATGCCTGGGCCTTTTTCGCCGACGAGCCCACGATTCACCGGGCCCTGACGGTGCTCCGGGAAGTGGGTCTGGGCTACCTGCGCCTGGGCCAGCCCGCCACTGAGCTCAGCGGGGGCGAGGCCCAGCGTATCAAGCTGGCCACCGAGCTGCAGCGGGCCCAGCGCGGCAACTCGCTCTACATCCTCGACGAGCCCACCACCGGCCTGCACCCCTCCGACGTGGAAAAGCTCCTTACCCAGCTCGACGGCCTGGTCGAAGCCGGCAACACGGTCATCGTCGTGGAGCACGACATGCGCGTGGTGGCCGGCTCCGACTGGGTCCTGGACATTGGGCCCGGGGCCGGCGACGAAGGCGGCCGGATTGTGGCTCAGGGTCCGCCCGCGGCCGTGGCCAAGGTCCGGGAAAGCCGCACGGCCCCCTATCTGAAGCGGTTTCAGGGGCGGTAA
- a CDS encoding CDP-alcohol phosphatidyltransferase family protein, with the protein MLRYLPLTLVYCRLLLGLVVLGLCGGAAATTALRQLLAALVVLGLVSDIFDGIIARRLGVATPALRRLDSSVDTLFWLCVLAGVVLLCPRFLPEHALWISVVLALEALTYVVSYLRFRKEIALHTLSAKLWTLVLTALLLELILSGHTSWLFGACVGLGVLSRLEIIGILCTLRTWATDVPSLYHAWQVRRGRPLRRHPLFNG; encoded by the coding sequence ATGCTGCGCTATTTGCCCCTTACCCTCGTTTATTGCCGGCTGCTGCTGGGCTTGGTCGTGCTCGGCCTCTGCGGCGGGGCTGCTGCCACAACGGCGCTGCGCCAGCTGCTGGCCGCGCTGGTGGTTCTGGGCCTGGTTTCCGATATTTTCGACGGCATCATTGCCCGGCGCCTGGGCGTGGCTACTCCCGCGCTGCGCCGCCTCGATTCGAGCGTGGATACCCTGTTCTGGCTCTGCGTGCTGGCGGGCGTGGTGCTGCTCTGCCCGCGCTTTTTGCCCGAGCACGCCCTGTGGATCAGCGTGGTGCTGGCCCTGGAGGCACTGACGTACGTGGTAAGCTACCTGCGCTTCCGCAAGGAAATTGCCCTGCACACGCTCAGCGCCAAGCTCTGGACCCTGGTGCTGACGGCCCTGCTGCTGGAGCTGATCCTGAGTGGCCACACCAGCTGGCTGTTCGGGGCCTGCGTGGGCCTGGGCGTGCTGAGCCGGCTCGAAATCATCGGTATCTTGTGTACCCTGCGCACCTGGGCCACCGACGTGCCTTCGCTCTACCACGCCTGGCAGGTGCGCCGCGGCCGGCCCCTGCGGCGGCATCCGCTCTTCAACGGCTAA
- a CDS encoding T9SS type A sorting domain-containing protein yields the protein MKYLLPLALLGALLNGLTATAQTGSITLTPANFPASPTAVDRYRPAHGVSHPGFVLPQPGAGRVWDYSSLTADSAALEQTYQAPPAAGPFPTAQRRYALATTTPERLALPQHGLWHSFTGEVYEDVRADGRRLLGQTFDEQQFALPSTNGTPGNFLRVPAQTETDYNYRTPLPLTATTNSRSSAYERMFPEITLRELGLNAVRVRLVHYTVIQTDEVVGYGTLQLPKPTGGSAAFPALMVRTHRQEIDSAYLQGQPAPAAVLQALQMEQGQRQDVYQTAFYRENSSQPALLLYHTDATFSTLRNWFSIWFSGEDNLSTITGVRPAQARAGALQAYPNPTTAGQLTLVLPGERQALQVVVRDLLGRQMATAAAVSGQPTPVLQGLSAGLYLVEATTPAGLRSTVRVQVE from the coding sequence ATGAAGTATTTACTACCCTTGGCCCTGCTCGGAGCCTTATTGAACGGCCTGACGGCCACGGCCCAAACGGGCTCCATCACGCTCACGCCCGCCAACTTCCCGGCCAGCCCCACGGCGGTAGACCGGTATCGGCCCGCGCACGGCGTTTCGCACCCGGGCTTCGTGTTGCCGCAGCCCGGCGCGGGCCGCGTGTGGGACTACAGCAGCCTGACGGCCGACTCGGCCGCGTTGGAGCAAACCTACCAGGCGCCGCCGGCCGCCGGCCCCTTCCCGACGGCGCAGCGCCGCTACGCCCTGGCCACCACCACTCCCGAGCGGTTGGCCCTGCCGCAGCACGGCCTGTGGCACAGTTTTACGGGCGAGGTTTACGAGGACGTCAGGGCCGATGGCCGGCGCCTGCTGGGTCAAACTTTTGATGAGCAGCAATTTGCCCTGCCGAGCACGAATGGCACCCCCGGCAACTTTCTGCGGGTACCGGCCCAAACGGAAACCGACTACAATTACCGCACTCCCCTGCCCCTGACGGCCACCACCAACAGCCGGAGCAGTGCCTACGAGCGGATGTTTCCGGAAATTACGCTGCGGGAGCTGGGCCTGAACGCAGTCCGGGTACGCCTGGTGCACTACACGGTCATCCAAACCGACGAGGTGGTGGGCTACGGCACCCTGCAGCTGCCCAAGCCGACAGGCGGCAGCGCGGCTTTCCCGGCCTTGATGGTGCGCACTCACCGCCAGGAAATTGACAGTGCTTACCTTCAGGGCCAGCCCGCTCCGGCCGCGGTGCTGCAGGCCCTGCAGATGGAGCAAGGCCAGCGTCAGGACGTGTACCAGACGGCTTTCTACCGCGAAAATTCGTCCCAGCCGGCTCTGCTGCTCTACCACACCGACGCTACTTTCAGCACGCTGCGCAACTGGTTTAGCATCTGGTTTTCGGGCGAAGACAACCTGAGCACCATTACCGGGGTGCGCCCGGCCCAGGCCCGCGCCGGGGCCCTGCAGGCCTACCCCAACCCCACCACGGCCGGCCAGCTGACGCTGGTATTGCCCGGGGAGCGGCAGGCCCTGCAAGTGGTGGTCCGTGACCTGCTGGGGCGGCAGATGGCCACTGCGGCGGCCGTTTCGGGCCAGCCCACGCCGGTGCTGCAAGGCCTAAGCGCCGGCCTCTACCTGGTGGAAGCTACCACCCCGGCCGGACTGCGTAGCACCGTGCGGGTGCAGGTCGAATAA